The DNA sequence CCTATTTTGACAGCTACAAAAAATAGAGATAGAGAGTGAAGGAATGTGGTAAGGTAATTAACGGCAGCAGTGAGTGATAAAAGCAGATTTGAAAGGTTTTCAATTTTCAGAATCCAAAGCTGTGGGTTgggtgaaaaatgaaaatggagtcttcatttcatcaaaccATGTCATATCTTCAGACTCCGTGTACAAAACATGTCATAAAAGTTAATGATATTGGagagaatatttattattttgcctaaagaagaaaatggaattgaacattgtttttttatatggtATGAGATGAGAGGAAGGACCCAAACCATTGAACGGAAATTTCGTagctatatataattaatgaaatgatCAATCAATGCAAATTGCAATGCGTCCTAGCATGCATATAATTAATTCCGTATATGAAATTAAGTACAATGGCTAGAACTAGAATTAATGGTTATAATAATTGAACCacttattttggaaacattttttctttgtcCCACATATCACTCTCCACAGTAATTGCCCCCATGTGATACCATCTACTGTAAGtactttgaaatttgaacaGTAACGTGAATTTCTTCCACCGTGTTTGGATCAGCGTAAACCATCCACGATTTTACTCTTAATTCTAATTCAGCTCGAATTGATGATCTGTGTTGCCGATAGAAACAAAGAGAAGTCTTCATCTTCTCCCTGTGTCGAGTGTGAGTAGCAACTTATGAGCGAATGAAGGAACGACCACAATGAAACTCCTCATGATGGGACCAAAATAGAATGAAAGCCTTCTATAACTAATTACTGAATCAAAGTATATAGAGTTTTATCAAACCGTaaaagaaaatacaaggatATTAAAAGATGCaatactatataaaaaaaaaaacacaaaatagaaTAAAAGCCTATATATCTAATAACTAATTGATGTTACGAATGAAGGTAGTAAAGAGGGGAAGTGGCAGTGCTTTAGTGAATATATCAACCAATTGATGTTGGCTTTTGACATGAATCAACTTGATATAATTGGGAACTAACCAACTCACAGATGAAATGATAATGCTTTGATCTTTCATGATGAGCTAGCTATGTTCGATGCTAGATGAATCGCTAACTCAGTGGTAGATCCACATTATAATGTATTAATGCTACATtccctcatttttttaaaattacatataaatatgTTGAGTGTAGAAATTTTGTCCGTCACCCCCTGCCCCCCTAATTTTGTGTATTTGACACCCACTCTAATTTTTTACCCCtttcataatattaattattaaattttatttttttaataaattgtccTTCCTAGCTTAGGATTCTAGATCCGTCACTGTGTTGACTAATTGTCACAAAAAGTCATTGAAAACTACTGAATGGGAACTTCAAAATGGAGAATGAGCATTTTGAGCTACACCAGTTCACTTGCAAATTGCAGATTTGGACACAGTAGGCTTCTTGGACTTCCAAAGAGATCAGCGCATTGCCTAGAAAGTTTCCAAGCAACTAACCTAGTCATCATCGACATAGGCACACAAATTAAGAGGATTCGAAACAAGAAACAATAGTCCTTGAGCAGGAGCTACTTTGAGTTTGAGATACATGATATCAACTATCAAGTGATGGATCGCATGTAAGTCAGGAATGCGAGGTTGCTGCATATATTGACTCAACTTGTAACACTAAGAAAATTATATCTGGTCTAGAAATGGTTGGCTCAACTTGTGATGCATACATTGTCCTTAATCCAGGACAATGTCTTCCCAATTTCTCGTAGGGCAAACTCGTCATCTGATTTGAAAGCACTATCCACTAGGAAAAATGAGCCTATCGGTAATTCTCATTCTCATAGAAGACAAAGCAAAGGATAAATCTACATAACATTAACGCAAACACAAACTATAAATCACAAATAAAGCAATTTTGCCCACTATCATTACTATATTCACAAACTAAAAAGGATTGAACTAGATAGAAACCCAGAGGACAAAGATGGCaacgacatatatataaaaaacaaaaaacgttTGGATGTGGTTGAGAAGATATATGCATATGGTTGGGAAGCTCAACTACTAGTAGAGTAGTAGTATGTGATGTCAATCCTTCAAGACTGTGTTGCATTTCCTTGGAGAAGACCATTCCTAATTTGTGAAGCAACGTCTTGTACAGCACCAGGTCCATGTGGAATGAAAACAGCATTGGATTTGGAGGATGCACCAATGTCCTTCATTGTGTCAAAATATTGGGTCATGAGAACCATGTCCATGATATCCTTTGATGTTGTCCCGGGAACATTCTCAGAGAAAGCCAGCACACTGTCCCTCAGGCCATCTACTATGGCTTGGCGCTGACGAGCAATCCCAAGGCCTGCTAGGTACTTTGATTCTGCATCCCCTTCTGCTCGCTTTATCTGCAATATCTTCTCTGCTTCAGCTTTCTCATTTGCAGCCACCCTCAATCTTGCAGCTATTTGTAATGGTAAAAGAACAATGTAAAGGGTGAGTGATCAGGAATAATAGATAAAAGCAtgcatcaaataattttttgttcaaaCAATGTAAATTTTTAGCCTAGTGTATGTAAGTATATGCAAGGTTGGGTATTTAAGAATTAAGGTGGTACTGACAAGTATAAGAAAGTAATTGTTCAGGATAGTGATGCTAATGACTTAATGACATCAGGAATTTAGGAAGTATATTCTATAACGAAAAGTGATTCACTGTTCAGAGTTGTTAGCTGCATGAAGAGTCTGGGCTTTGGTCTAATATGTTTATGTATGCATATAGTCCAACTAACTCATTTCTAAGGTAATACAGCTTTAGTCATATAATAATGACTTGAAAAGAAACTCTACAATCAAAACCTCTCACCTAGGATATCCCCGGACACCAAACTAAactaacatttaaatttttttcaatgcTTGAAATGGAAATATGAATAACTCTATAACTGAAGCAAAAACATGAACATCTAGAAAACATACCAGCATTAATCTCATTCATGGCTCTCTTCACATGCTCATCTGGCTCAATATCCACAATAAGCGTCTGAACTATCTCATACCCATAAGCTGACATAGCCTAGAAAGTAAAAGCAAACAGATTAAGCATGTCTTACTCCACTCTGAATTTAAAATGACAGGGATACCTTTTCAAGTTCTTCCTCCACTGCTTTTGCAATTTCATTCTTCTGCTCAAAAGTAGCATCTAGTTCCATCTTTGGAACACTTGCTCTGATAACTGAAATAACAACAGAGTAAATAAGTTTTAACGTGAAGATGCACACATAAACCTAATTACTTTGAAGCAGATTCGCAAATCACAACACAGGATCTAAAATAGCCACCATCAAAGACATAGGACTGAATCTGTGATCTGGTATTGCTGAGTTTGTAGTAAGCATCCACTGCCTTTTCTGCCAATGCTCGATATTGGATAGAAGCAACCACAGTCACAAAGACATTGTCCTGATGGAATGCATTACAACAAGTTCAGTCAAAAATTCCAGCCAATAATCAGGATGCGTATACATGCAATCATTTGTAGGAAAAATGATGACCAAACAATATGCCAACACATCAATGATCAATGATATCCTTCTTCATTCCAAGTGTAGATAATGGACTGGCCACCAACCTTGTTCTGAAAGTAAACTTTAATACTAGACCACTTGCTTAGGGATACACTAATCGCATGATACGAACATTATATATAGAAACAAATGTGAAACACTTTAATCCTTCTATTTATAAGATGGAAAGACTAAAATGTATCCTATATTCCTGTTTGTATATACTTGAATTTATATGCAATGGCAATGTGGTTTTATCAGTGTCAAGTGTCAACCAATTAGAAATCGTtctaaacaatattttaaaggtTAATCATAAAAGGAGGAATCCATATGCTTGTGGCGTTATCATCCTATAATAATTAGAGTTTCACATCTATATTTCACGTAATAAAGATCAACATAGAATACCAAGGTGAAAATTCAATTGTGATCAGAGAACAGCACCAAAATACTGATAGGAGAACAACACCAAAATAACTGAGAAATTGCATGTGAGTGGAAGAAACAAACCTTAGTCTTGGTTTCACAGCGAACATCTAGCTGTTTGACACGCAAAGAAAGAGCACCAGCCACACGACTGCCGAAACACCATGGAACACAGTGGCAACCAGGTTCGAGAACATCATCGTACTTCCCGAAAACCTCCTTGATGGCCAAACTTGACTGATCCACTTGCACGCAACCTAACACTTGTCCCATTTTCAGTATTAAACCCCCTCAACAGATCAAAACACCTAAACAACACACCAACATAACTATAATACATCAATTGATCATGCTCAATGctcaaaagaataataataataataataaaaacatgattttttttgttgcaagaaagaaaataaagaagagtTATTTGGcgtttgattttgaaagaaagCGCACTCACCTTGATAATGAGAACTTGAATTTGATAATAGCAAAGAGAGTgtcaatgaaaattgaaaagaaaagatgatgATAATTATACTTATAGGGAGGGAGTTAGAAATTAAGaggaaaagagaaggaaagtGGGAGCGAAGGAATAAGGTAAAGTAATGGCAGTGATAAAGCAGCTTCGCAAGGTTTTCAGTTTTCAGAATCCAAATGCAccaaaatagtaaaatacaacGCACCTTGTCATCGTCGTTACCGCGTCGTTCTACCGCGAAAGGAGGCAAAGCGTGGATTGATAATGATACTATACTACTCCCTCTGATTTTtactataatattaattattttttatttatattctttatattgATAtgacctaaaaaaattaaaaatca is a window from the Glycine max cultivar Williams 82 chromosome 2, Glycine_max_v4.0, whole genome shotgun sequence genome containing:
- the LOC100789295 gene encoding hypersensitive-induced response protein 1; this translates as MGQVLGCVQVDQSSLAIKEVFGKYDDVLEPGCHCVPWCFGSRVAGALSLRVKQLDVRCETKTKDNVFVTVVASIQYRALAEKAVDAYYKLSNTRSQIQSYVFDVIRASVPKMELDATFEQKNEIAKAVEEELEKAMSAYGYEIVQTLIVDIEPDEHVKRAMNEINAAARLRVAANEKAEAEKILQIKRAEGDAESKYLAGLGIARQRQAIVDGLRDSVLAFSENVPGTTSKDIMDMVLMTQYFDTMKDIGASSKSNAVFIPHGPGAVQDVASQIRNGLLQGNATQS